In a single window of the Raphanus sativus cultivar WK10039 chromosome 9, ASM80110v3, whole genome shotgun sequence genome:
- the LOC108824327 gene encoding glutathione S-transferase U12 translates to MLKNKKTDNSISRDTTQIKKRQKTEMAQNGSNGTVKLIGTWSSPFALRARIALHLKSVEYEYIEEADVLNSKSDLLIKSNPIHKKVPVLIHGDDSICESLNIVQYVDEAWPSKPSILPSNPKERASARFWAHFVDGKGFESIDAVAGAKDDAGRMAAAGNLMESLAALEEAFQKSSKGGEFFGGENIGYVDIACGAIVGPLSVIEAFSGVKFLSPDTTPGLVQWAERFRAHEAVKLYMPTVAEFVEFAKQKFNVQ, encoded by the exons ATgttgaaaaacaagaaaacagacAACTCCATCTCTCGAGATACAACTCAAatcaagaaaagacaaaaaacaGAGATGGCTCAGAATGGTTCGAACGGTACCGTGAAGCTTATTGGTACATGGTCAAGCCCATTCGCCTTGAGGGCTCGGATCGCTTTACACCTCAAGTCAGTAGAGTACGAGTACATAGAAGAAGCCGATGTTCTGAATTCCAAGAGCGATCTTCTTATTAAATCCAACCCAATCCACAAGAAAGTCCCTGTCCTTATCCATGGTGATGACTCAATATGTGAGTCTCTCAACATCGTCCAGTACGTGGACGAAGCCTGGCCTTCTAAGCCTTCTATCCTCCCTTCCAATCCCAAAGAACGTGCTTCTGCTCGTTTCTGGGCACACTTCGTCGATGGAAAG GGCTTTGAATCAATCGATGCGGTGGCTGGAGCTAAGGATGACGCCGGGAGGATGGCGGCGGCGGGAAACCTGATGGAATCTCTCGCAGCGTTGGAGGAGGCGTTTCAGAAGAGCAGCAAAGGCGGAGAGTTCTTTGGAGGCGAAAACATTGGCTACGTCGACATCGCATGTGGAGCCATAGTGGGCCCATTATCAGTCATCGAGGCGTTTTCAGGTGTGAAGTTTTTAAGTCCAGATACAACACCGGGATTGGTCCAATGGGCCGAGAGATTTAGAGCCCATGAAGCTGTGAAACTTTATATGCCTACCGTTGCTGAGTTCGTCGAGTTTGCCAAACAGAAGTTCAATGTTCAGTAA
- the LOC130499828 gene encoding serine/threonine-protein phosphatase PP2A-5 catalytic subunit-like has protein sequence MPETGDVDRQIEQLMESFFAIENSHSFSDWLDIRREATSVCTENYDRCGWGISPRGAGYTFGQDIATQFNHTNGLSLISRAHQLVMEGYNWCQEKNVVTVFSAPNYCYRCGNMAAILEIDMREHGPELPSVRSSPASSRT, from the exons ATGCCGGAGACGGGAGACGTGGATCGTCAGATCGAGCAGCTGATGGAGTCCTTCTTTGCCATTGAAAACAGTCATTCTTTTAGTGATTGGTTGGATATACGAAGAGAAGCGACTAGTGTTTGTACTGAgaatt ATGATCGATGCGGTTGGGGGATATCTCCTCGTGGAGCAGGCTACACGTTCGGTCAAGATATCGCTACTCAGTTTAACCACACCAATGGACTCAGCCTGATTTCAAGAGCACACCAACTTGTCATGGAAGGTTATAACTGGTGCCAAGAAAAGAACGTTGTGACTGTGTTTAGTGCCCCGAACTATTGCTACCGATGCGGAAACATGGCTGCGATTCTAGAGATAGATATGCGAGAACATGGACCAGAACTTCCTTCAGTTCGATCCAGCCCCGCGTCAAGTCGAACCTGA
- the LOC130499825 gene encoding zinc finger BED domain-containing protein RICESLEEPER 1-like — protein sequence MDLSEAVIVKSTKLKSAVWNDFDKVRKGDTHVAICRHCEKRLSGSSASGTSHLRNHLIRCKRRANSNGVGVTAAQKRVVETTTTLELAIVTKHEQSNNNNNNASVVNSGLDQRRSRFDLAQMIILHGYPLTMVEDVGFRVFLRNLQPLFDPVVFERVESDCMEIYAKEKHKIFEDLDKLPGKISISVDVWRNGDDSDEFLCLAAHYIDETWELRKRVLNFFVVDPSSRSDDVMLAEVVITCLMEWDIDRKLFSMASNRTPPFGENVASKIRDRLAQNKFLYCNGQLFDVSCGVYVINQMAQESL from the coding sequence ATGGACTTATCAGAGGCAGTGATTGTGAAATCCACCAAACTCAAATCAGCCGTGTGGAATGATTTCGACAAGGTGAGGAAAGGAGACACACACGTGGCGATCTGCAGACACTGTGAAAAACGTCTCAGCGGTTCTAGCGCGAGCGGGACTTCTCATCTAAGGAACCATCTGATCAGATGCAAGAGGAGAGCTAACAGCAACGGTGTTGGTGTTACTGCTGCTCAGAAGAGAGTAGTAGAAACAACAACGACACTCGAGCTAGCGATTGTGACAAAACATGAACagagtaataataataataataatgcatCTGTGGTTAACTCCGGTTTAGATCAGAGGAGGAGCCGGTTCGATCTAGCACAGATGATAATCTTACATGGCTATCCGTTAACCATGGTTGAAGACGTTGGGTTCAGAGTGTTCCTTAGAAACTTACAGCCTCTCTTTGACCCCGTTGTGTTCGAGAGAGTTGAGTCTGATTGTATGGAGATATACGCCAAGGAGAAGCATAAGATCTTCGAGGACTTGGATAAGTTGCCTGGAAAGATCAGTATCAGCGTCGACGTGTGGAGGAACGGTGATGATTCTGATGAGTTCTTGTGTTTGGCTGCTCATTATATCGATGAAACATGGGAGCTGAGGAAGAGAGTTCTTAACTTCTTCGTAGTTGATCCGTCATCTCGTAGCGATGATGTGATGCTTGCTGAGGTTGTGATAACGTGCTTGATGGAATGGGATATTGACAGGAAGCTCTTCTCTATGGCGTCGAATCGGACTCCTCCCTTTGGTGAAAACGTGGCTAGCAAGATCAGAGACAGGTTGGCACAGAACAAGTTTCTTTACTGTAACGGCCAGTTGTTTGATGTGAGCTGTGGAGTTTATGTTATTAACCAGATGGCTCAAGAGTCTCTCTAA
- the LOC130499827 gene encoding zinc finger BED domain-containing protein RICESLEEPER 1-like — MLEIALEHKNMFSLVKQRESSASCTSDLEWERLETVVGFLKVFVEVTKTFTKRSGSSCLTANIYFPKICDVHLWLIEWTRSPDGFVSSLAVTMRKRFEEFWNRNHCVPAIATILDPRFKMKLVEYYYPLLYDSAASEFIEDIYEYVKVLYNEHSYINETTTSSPGQDSKSDLEKYLKEPLFPHNSDFDILNWWKVHTPKYPILSMMARNVLAVPMSNVSSEEDAFESSRKRRISETWCSLRPSTVQALMCAQDWIRSELESS, encoded by the exons ATGCTGGAGATTGCATTAGAGCATAAGAACATGTTCTCGCTCGTGAAACAGCGTGAGTCCTCTGCGTCATGTACGTCTGATTTGGAGTGGGAGAGGTTAGAAACGGTTGTCGGGTTCTTGAAAGTCTTTGTCGAAGTGACGAAAACATTCACAAAGAGAAGCGGTAGTAGTTGCTTAACCGCAAACATTTACTTCCCTAAGATATGCGACGTACACCTCTGGTTAATAGAATGGACCAGAAGCCCTGACGGTTTTGTTAGCTCCTTAGCTGTAACCATGAGGAAGAGATTCGAGGAGTTTTGGAATAGAAACCACTGTGTTCCAGCCATTGCTACCATATTAGACCCACGCTTCAAAATGAAGCTGGTGGAGTATTACTATCCGCTGTTGTATGACTCTGCTGCTTCGGAGTTTATTGAAGACATCTATGAGTACGTCAAAGTGCTTTACAACGAGCATTCT TACATTAACGAGACGACTACTTCTTCACCAGGTCAAGACTCTAAATCGGATCTTGAGAAGTACCTAAAGGAGCCTCTGTTCCCACATAACTCAGATTTTGACATACTCAACTGGTGGAAAGTTCATACACCAAAGTACCCGATTCTCTCCATGATGGCACGTAATGTGTTGGCGGTTCCCATGTCGAATGTATCATCAGAAGAAGACGCCTTTGAGAGTTCTAGGAAGAGAAGGATTAGTGAAACCTGGTGCTCGCTTAGACCGAGTACTGTCCAGGCCTTGATGTGTGCACAGGATTGGATCCGTAGTGAACTAGAAAGCTCTtga
- the LOC108839244 gene encoding glutathione S-transferase U11-like — MGLMNGVNDDEYVRLLGAWPSPFVLRTRIALNLKRVPYEYLEEEDTLNSESVLNYNPVHKQIPILIHGNKPIRESLNIVMYVDETWLSGPPILPSDPFDRAVARFWDVYIDEHCFTSINGVAVAKDEEERKTAVAKLELCMALLEETFQECSKGRGFFGGDHIGFIDIGFGSMLGPLKVLEKFIGLKFIHPESTPGLFHWADRFYAHEAVKPVMPDIEKLVEFARLKFNTSIFK, encoded by the exons atGGGTCTAATGAATGGTGTGAACGATGATGAGTACGTAAGGCTATTAGGAGCATGGCCTAGCCCTTTCGTGCTGAGGACTCGGATCGCACTTAACCTAAAGCGTGTACCGTACGAGTACCTCGAAGAAGAAGATACGTTGAATTCCGAGAGCGTGTTAAACTACAACCCAGTCCATAAACAAATCCCCATCCTCATCCATGGAAACAAACCAATCCGTGAATCACTCAACATCGTCATGTACGTCGATGAAACTTGGCTCTCCGGTCCTCCGATACTTCCTTCTGATCCCTTTGATCGAGCCGTTGCTCGTTTTTGGGACGTCTACATCGATGAACAC TGTTTCACATCAATCAATGGAGTAGCGGTAGCAAAAGACGAGGAGGAAAGAAAGACGGCAGTAGCGAAGTTAGAGCTGTGTATGGCTCTTTTGGAAGAAACGTTTCAAGAATGCAGCAAAGGAAGAGGCTTCTTTGGAGGAGACCACATCGGATTTATAGATATTGGTTTCGGGTCGATGTTGGGTCCTCTCAAGGTTCTTGAGAAATTTATAGGCCTCAAGTTCATACATCCAGAGAGCACACCAGGTCTTTTCCATTGGGCAGATAGATTCTACGCACATGAAGCAGTCAAGCCTGTCATGCCTGATATTGAAAAGCTTGTCGAGTTCGCTAGGCTTAAGTTCAATACTTCAATCTTTAAATAA
- the LOC108824342 gene encoding glutathione S-transferase U12, which yields MAQSGFKSTVKLLGTWGSPFALRAQVALHLKSVEYEYIEEILNSKSDLLLESNPIYKKVPVSICESLNIVQYIDESWPSDPSILPSHPNDRAFGRFWAHFVDGKCFETINAVAGAKDNDVRMAMAGDLTECLASLEEAFQKSSKGGYFFGGESIGFFDIACGSMVGPLSVVEVFSGVKFLNEDTTPGMLRWAEKFRAHEAMKPYLPTVTEFFEFAKKKFNVQ from the exons ATGGCTCAGAGCGGTTTCAAAAGTACTGTGAAATTATTGGGGACATGGGGCAGCCCCTTCGCTTTAAGGGCTCAAGTAGCTCTACATCTCAAGTCCGTGGAGTACGAGTACATAGAAGAAATCCTTAACTCCAAGAGCGATCTTCTTCTGGAATCCAACCCAATCTACAAGAAAGTCCCTGTCTCAATCTGCGAGTCTCTCAACATCGTTCAGTACATCGACGAATCTTGGCCGTCAGATCCTTCTATCCTCCCCTCACATCCCAATGATCGTGCCTTTGGTCGTTTCTGGGCTCACTTCGTCGACGGAAAG TGCTTTGAAACGATCAATGCGGTGGCCGGAGCAAAAGATAACGATGTGAGAAT GGCTATGGCGGGGGACTTGACAGAGTGTCTAGCGTCGCTTGAGGAGGCGTTTCAGAAAAGCAGCAAAGGTGGATACTTCTTCGGAGGAGAAAGCATTGGGTTCTTCGACATCGCTTGTGGGTCTATGGTGGGCCCGCTTTCGGTCGTCGAGGTGTTTTCAGGTGTGAAGTTTTTAAATGAAGATACAACACCGGGCATGCTTCGGTGGGCTGAGAAGTTCAGGGCCCATGAAGCTATGAAACCTTATTTACCTACTGTCACCGAATTCTTTGAATTCGCTAAAAAGAAGTTTAATGTTCAGTGA